Proteins encoded in a region of the Zunongwangia endophytica genome:
- a CDS encoding ExbD/TolR family protein, translated as MARRSSPEVNAGSMADIAFLLLIFFLVTTTIETDKGISRKLPPWQDEDIPDPPKIKQRNIFTVVLNSNNDLLVEDEEMELKDLRQAAFNFLDNGGGSGSEACNFCQGAGSAESSVNPQKAIISLQNNRGTEYGTYIAVQNELVAAYNELRDREAQRMYGTSFVNLEAEYNDPKTGEGRKESLKEKIESIKDLIPQKLSEAEPKG; from the coding sequence ATGGCTAGAAGATCATCACCCGAAGTAAATGCGGGATCTATGGCAGATATTGCTTTCTTACTTCTTATCTTCTTCTTGGTAACTACAACCATCGAGACCGATAAGGGTATTAGTAGGAAGTTACCGCCATGGCAAGACGAAGATATTCCGGATCCACCAAAGATTAAACAAAGAAACATTTTTACTGTTGTATTAAACAGTAATAATGATTTGTTGGTGGAAGACGAAGAAATGGAATTGAAAGATCTGCGTCAAGCTGCTTTTAATTTCTTAGATAACGGAGGAGGATCAGGAAGTGAAGCCTGTAATTTTTGTCAGGGAGCAGGAAGCGCTGAATCTTCTGTAAACCCACAAAAAGCTATTATCTCTTTACAAAATAACAGAGGTACTGAGTATGGTACTTATATCGCCGTTCAGAATGAATTGGTGGCTGCTTATAATGAATTGAGAGATAGAGAGGCTCAACGTATGTACGGAACTTCATTTGTTAATTTGGAAGCAGAATATAATGATCCAAAAACAGGTGAAGGTAGAAAGGAATCTTTAAAAGAGAAAATCGAATCTATTAAGGATTTGATTCCTCAAAAGCTTTCTGAAGCAGAGCCTAAAGGTTAA
- a CDS encoding MotA/TolQ/ExbB proton channel family protein, which translates to MKRLFSILVIAAIMVLGAGNLKAANMVNTLPGTIATFVQQDDEAAATADADEETLGFHQELKKRFIEGGAGFMGIVLLCLILGLAIAIERIIFLNLATTNTKKLARNVEEALNSGGIEAAKEVCRNTRGPVASIYYQGLDRANENIESAEKAVVAYGGVQMGQLEKNVSWVSLFIALAPMLGFMGTVIGMIQAFDRIEAAGDMQPSLVAGGIKVALLTTVFGLIVAIILQIFYNYIIAKIDSIVNDMEDASILLIDMLVDYKNKKRV; encoded by the coding sequence ATGAAAAGATTATTTTCTATTTTGGTAATCGCTGCGATTATGGTGTTAGGTGCCGGTAATCTGAAGGCAGCAAACATGGTAAACACATTGCCAGGTACGATAGCGACTTTCGTTCAACAGGACGATGAAGCTGCGGCAACTGCTGATGCAGACGAAGAAACTTTAGGTTTTCATCAGGAATTAAAAAAACGTTTTATTGAAGGTGGTGCTGGATTCATGGGTATCGTTCTTCTTTGTCTTATTCTTGGTTTGGCAATTGCCATTGAGAGAATTATCTTCCTTAATCTTGCGACTACTAATACTAAAAAATTAGCTCGTAACGTAGAAGAAGCATTGAATAGTGGTGGTATCGAAGCTGCTAAAGAAGTATGTAGAAATACAAGAGGACCTGTAGCTTCTATTTACTATCAAGGACTTGACCGTGCTAACGAAAACATCGAATCTGCAGAGAAAGCAGTAGTTGCTTACGGTGGTGTTCAAATGGGACAGTTAGAGAAAAACGTATCTTGGGTATCTTTATTTATCGCTCTTGCTCCTATGCTTGGGTTTATGGGTACGGTAATTGGTATGATCCAGGCATTTGATAGAATTGAGGCTGCTGGTGATATGCAACCATCTCTTGTTGCTGGAGGTATTAAAGTAGCACTTCTTACTACGGTATTTGGACTTATTGTTGCAATTATCCTTCAGATTTTCTATAACTATATCATCGCTAAGATTGATAGTATCGTAAACGATATGGAAGATGCTTCTATCTTGTTAATCGATATGCTTGTAGATTACAAAAACAAAAAGAGAGTTTAA
- a CDS encoding asparaginase: MANKARILLLYTGGTIGMTKDYSTGALKPFNFNDLLQNIPELNILENEIDTLSFEHPIDSSDMNPEEWKKIATIIYESYEAYDGFVILHGSDTMSYTASAISFMFENLNKPVIFTGSQLPIGDLRTDAKENLITSIQIAGLQKNGCPVVTEVGLYFEYKLYRANRTTKINAEHFQAFASLNYPPLAESGVHLSVNSKTLWKQSRKQALKLHVNFNTDVLVLKMFPGITKDMVNHIFSYPNLKGVVLETYGSGNAPTQPWFLDLLEEKINNGLKIVNVTQCAGGSVAMGNYETSVAMKKIGVVSGKDITTEAAIAKLMYLLDKNLTHKVFKTIYETSLRGEMS, translated from the coding sequence ATGGCAAACAAGGCTAGAATTCTCTTGTTATATACTGGTGGTACTATTGGTATGACCAAGGATTATAGTACTGGTGCTCTTAAGCCTTTCAATTTCAACGATCTTTTGCAGAATATTCCTGAATTGAATATTCTGGAAAATGAAATAGATACTTTAAGTTTTGAGCATCCTATAGATTCTTCAGATATGAATCCTGAAGAATGGAAGAAAATTGCAACGATTATTTATGAAAGTTATGAAGCCTACGATGGTTTTGTGATTTTGCATGGTAGCGATACAATGTCTTACACGGCTTCTGCGATAAGTTTTATGTTTGAAAATCTAAATAAGCCCGTAATATTTACGGGTTCTCAATTACCGATAGGTGATTTGAGGACAGACGCTAAGGAAAATTTGATTACGAGCATTCAGATCGCAGGTTTGCAGAAAAATGGATGTCCTGTAGTTACTGAAGTTGGTTTGTATTTTGAATATAAGTTATACAGGGCAAATAGAACAACTAAAATAAATGCGGAACATTTTCAGGCATTTGCCTCTTTGAATTATCCACCCTTGGCCGAATCTGGAGTACATTTGTCGGTAAACTCTAAAACGCTCTGGAAACAAAGTAGAAAGCAAGCCCTGAAGTTACATGTGAATTTCAATACCGATGTACTAGTTTTAAAAATGTTCCCCGGTATTACTAAAGACATGGTAAATCATATTTTTAGTTATCCTAACTTGAAGGGTGTTGTATTAGAAACTTATGGTAGTGGTAATGCGCCAACTCAACCATGGTTCTTAGATCTACTTGAAGAAAAAATCAATAATGGTCTTAAAATCGTTAATGTTACTCAATGTGCAGGTGGTAGTGTAGCTATGGGTAATTATGAGACCAGCGTTGCCATGAAGAAAATTGGTGTAGTTTCGGGAAAAGACATTACAACCGAGGCTGCAATTGCTAAATTAATGTATCTTTTGGATAAAAATTTAACACATAAAGTCTTTAAAACTATATATGAAACCTCGTTGAGAGGTGAAATGTCGTAA
- a CDS encoding 1-acyl-sn-glycerol-3-phosphate acyltransferase gives MRDFEDIRFYNDKEVQEALQYYIKHPMMKALLHFTFPEKSSEEIKNIVFSCKSIRDFQTKIIYHSVGKIIEKSTDGLTDSGFEKLKPGESYLFLSTHRDIILDTSLLNYTLYNHDLVMTASAIGDNLVQKTFLMALSKLNRNFLVRRKLSPREMFKSSLELSTFIRQMLMEDKRSVWMAQREGRTKDGSDYTQQGVLKMLGMAKGDLSLPEYFGKLKIVPISISYEFDPTDVLKMPEILSKRMKEKYVKAPDEDFKSIIQGILGIKGRIHINAGDVMEPTMFGKIENDFGSVNEQLGEIANKVDNEIHKNYALWPSNYIAHDLLNNTDLYTSKYSDKDKRRFERRLKRRVDFKNSLELNSYLLMYANPVINKEAVDGKQG, from the coding sequence GTGCGAGACTTTGAAGATATAAGATTTTACAACGATAAGGAGGTCCAGGAGGCCCTTCAGTATTACATTAAACATCCAATGATGAAGGCACTCCTTCATTTTACGTTTCCGGAGAAATCTTCCGAGGAAATTAAGAATATTGTGTTTAGCTGTAAAAGTATCCGGGATTTTCAAACTAAAATTATTTATCATTCCGTAGGGAAAATCATTGAAAAAAGTACCGACGGACTCACAGATAGCGGATTCGAAAAATTAAAACCTGGAGAATCCTACTTATTTCTTTCGACGCATCGTGATATTATTTTAGATACCTCCTTATTAAATTATACTCTTTATAATCACGATTTAGTAATGACGGCTTCTGCTATTGGAGATAATCTAGTGCAGAAAACCTTTTTGATGGCCCTTTCTAAACTTAATAGAAATTTTCTTGTTCGCAGAAAGTTGAGTCCGCGAGAAATGTTTAAAAGTTCTTTGGAACTTTCTACTTTTATACGCCAGATGCTGATGGAAGATAAACGATCGGTATGGATGGCGCAGCGTGAGGGTCGAACTAAAGATGGTAGCGATTACACGCAACAAGGGGTTTTAAAAATGCTTGGAATGGCTAAAGGCGATTTAAGTTTGCCTGAATATTTTGGAAAACTTAAAATTGTGCCGATTTCGATATCGTATGAGTTCGATCCTACCGATGTTTTAAAAATGCCTGAAATTCTTTCTAAAAGAATGAAAGAGAAATATGTAAAAGCACCAGATGAAGATTTTAAATCTATCATTCAGGGTATTTTAGGTATTAAGGGAAGAATTCATATTAATGCTGGGGATGTAATGGAGCCAACTATGTTTGGCAAAATCGAAAATGATTTTGGTTCTGTTAATGAACAATTGGGTGAAATAGCGAACAAAGTGGATAATGAAATCCATAAGAACTATGCGCTATGGCCTTCAAATTATATCGCTCATGATTTGTTGAATAATACAGATCTTTATACTTCAAAATATTCAGATAAAGATAAAAGGCGTTTTGAAAGACGTTTAAAGCGTAGAGTAGATTTTAAAAATTCACTCGAGCTTAATAGTTATCTTTTAATGTATGCTAATCCTGTAATTAACAAAGAAGCGGTGGATGGCAAACAAGGCTAG
- a CDS encoding TatD family hydrolase, with protein MIITDTHTHLYSESFDEDRDTMIQRAIDAKVERFFIPAIDSTYADRMYDLEKSFPDHVHLMMGLHPTHVQENFREELQFVENQFQQRDFIAVGEIGIDLYWDKSTLAIQQEAFRFQIKLAKKYKLPIVIHCREAFEEVFEILEEEKGEDLFGIFHCFTGTEEHAKRAISYNLKLGIGGVVTFKNGKIDKFLNAIPLKNIVLETDAPYLAPTPYRGKRNESSYIINIAEKLAEIYEKPLEEIAEITTQNSKDIFGI; from the coding sequence ATGATTATAACAGATACACATACACATTTATATAGCGAGTCTTTTGATGAAGATCGTGATACCATGATACAGCGGGCAATAGATGCTAAAGTTGAGCGGTTTTTTATTCCGGCAATCGATTCTACTTACGCAGATAGAATGTACGATTTGGAAAAGTCTTTTCCCGATCATGTTCATTTAATGATGGGACTACATCCAACTCATGTTCAGGAAAATTTTAGAGAAGAGCTTCAATTTGTCGAAAATCAATTTCAGCAAAGAGATTTTATAGCAGTAGGTGAGATTGGTATCGATTTGTATTGGGATAAAAGCACGCTTGCCATTCAGCAGGAAGCTTTTAGATTTCAAATTAAGTTGGCGAAGAAGTACAAATTACCAATCGTTATTCATTGTAGAGAAGCTTTTGAGGAAGTTTTTGAAATTTTAGAAGAAGAAAAAGGAGAAGACCTTTTCGGCATTTTTCATTGTTTTACTGGAACAGAAGAACATGCGAAAAGGGCTATCTCTTACAATCTGAAGTTAGGAATTGGTGGTGTCGTAACTTTTAAGAATGGTAAGATCGATAAATTCCTAAACGCTATTCCTTTGAAGAATATTGTGTTAGAAACCGATGCGCCATATCTCGCTCCAACACCATATAGAGGTAAGCGAAACGAATCTTCCTATATTATTAATATTGCTGAAAAATTAGCTGAAATTTATGAGAAGCCTTTAGAAGAAATTGCTGAAATCACAACACAGAATTCGAAAGATATATTCGGTATTTAA
- a CDS encoding retropepsin-like aspartic protease translates to MASIKKILKEKGYESIKFKFTKTNHLEITAKINKIEGNFIVDTGASSTCVGIDSIEHFDLLPEDSDVKAAGAGASNMLTQISQKNKIEIKGWKKKKVDLVLFDLRHVNEALLQHDAEKVHGIIGADILKKGKAIIDYKSKTLFLK, encoded by the coding sequence ATGGCGAGTATTAAGAAAATCCTGAAAGAAAAAGGATATGAAAGCATAAAATTTAAGTTCACTAAAACGAATCATCTAGAAATAACAGCTAAAATTAATAAGATTGAAGGAAACTTTATCGTAGATACAGGAGCATCGAGCACATGTGTTGGTATAGATAGCATAGAACACTTCGACCTTTTACCTGAAGATAGTGATGTTAAAGCAGCGGGAGCGGGAGCCTCTAATATGCTTACCCAGATATCGCAAAAAAACAAAATTGAAATAAAAGGTTGGAAAAAGAAAAAAGTAGATCTCGTTCTTTTTGATCTTCGCCATGTGAACGAAGCTTTATTACAGCACGATGCTGAAAAAGTACATGGTATCATTGGTGCCGATATTCTTAAAAAAGGCAAGGCCATTATAGATTACAAATCTAAAACGCTTTTCTTAAAATAG